Proteins encoded within one genomic window of Gracilimonas sp.:
- a CDS encoding TetR/AcrR family transcriptional regulator, producing MGISERKEREKERKKALILEAAEELILEKGLDHLNMDEVADRAEVSKGSLYLYFKNKSDLVLGICHKASGMLSKEIANVLTKDIPGIEMVYTMGAAYLNFVRSHPEYFRSMRFFDSLKDTDQLSESDYIELCQSNKDASFTSMVRAIQIGMQDGSIQDTYDAKELAMLLWSTSHGLVNMAFMHQNMPHFRLFEKNKIEMKSLFAAYMKLIGCGIATGEEEINNDLKSIFETE from the coding sequence ATGGGAATATCAGAACGAAAAGAACGTGAAAAAGAAAGGAAGAAGGCCCTGATACTGGAAGCGGCCGAGGAGCTTATTTTGGAGAAAGGCCTGGATCATTTGAATATGGATGAGGTGGCCGATCGTGCTGAGGTGAGTAAAGGTTCATTGTATCTGTACTTCAAAAATAAATCAGATCTGGTTTTAGGTATTTGCCACAAAGCTTCAGGTATGCTTTCAAAGGAAATCGCAAATGTACTTACTAAAGATATTCCGGGTATTGAAATGGTGTATACCATGGGGGCCGCTTATCTGAATTTTGTGCGTTCTCACCCTGAGTATTTTCGCTCAATGCGCTTTTTTGATAGTCTGAAGGATACCGATCAGCTAAGCGAAAGTGATTATATCGAGCTTTGCCAAAGCAATAAAGACGCCTCATTTACCAGTATGGTTCGAGCTATTCAAATAGGAATGCAAGACGGTTCAATACAGGATACTTATGATGCTAAAGAACTGGCCATGTTGCTTTGGAGTACTTCGCACGGATTAGTAAATATGGCTTTTATGCATCAAAACATGCCTCATTTTCGGCTGTTTGAGAAGAACAAGATTGAAATGAAGTCATTGTTTGCGGCCTATATGAAATTGATTGGCTGCGGAATAGCAACCGGAGAGGAAGAAATAAATAATGACTTGAAGTCAATTTTTGAAACAGAATAA
- a CDS encoding TolC family protein gives MRIFFIAAGLFLFINTSIIAQIKGDSLLQDAELTLENAIQVAVANNPQVNRALLSLEDADELVDIAYSEVYPNISSSLNYTRNFEVPVQFVPGELFGGEPGTFIPVAFGTDNNWQGGFTVTQNIFRGEVFVGLSTSTIYKTVQQENLRATTQQVITQARTAYYQVLITKEQLRLQEAQINRLEQNLRENRSRQQAGLIDEYSVLQLEVQLSNQRPQLIEAQYAVDEAYRDLKVALGLPLEINFKVKGNLNAFDIVSQEAVSAENEHIKKIDQMNPFSYQKRNDDWPSFLDYRGDLRVLDARLNLNEKEIQAVKSRFLPTITASYNLQWSSAESGTPTFFENSSRFQTLGVNVSLPLFEGFARTSDVQRAQIARKDIEVQQRAAKLEAENQIASAAEALNKSFETAEARKQALKQAEEGYQRALSRLENGIGSQIEVTDAEVQVRQAEVNYALMVFEYLSAKAQYDLATGQVPYVDTMETEIE, from the coding sequence ATGCGAATCTTTTTTATAGCCGCCGGATTATTTTTGTTCATAAACACATCAATAATCGCTCAAATTAAAGGTGACTCACTTCTTCAGGATGCAGAGCTGACACTTGAAAATGCAATTCAGGTTGCCGTTGCAAATAACCCGCAGGTCAATCGAGCCCTCCTGTCTCTGGAAGATGCAGACGAACTTGTTGATATTGCATACAGTGAGGTGTATCCGAATATAAGTTCCTCTTTAAATTATACACGAAATTTTGAGGTGCCGGTTCAGTTTGTGCCCGGTGAACTGTTTGGAGGGGAGCCGGGAACTTTCATTCCTGTGGCATTTGGAACCGATAATAATTGGCAGGGTGGTTTTACTGTGACTCAGAACATTTTCCGGGGAGAAGTTTTTGTTGGGCTTTCCACTTCTACCATATATAAAACGGTACAACAGGAAAATTTAAGAGCAACTACTCAACAAGTTATTACTCAGGCAAGAACGGCATATTACCAAGTCTTGATTACCAAGGAACAACTTCGCCTTCAAGAGGCACAAATAAATCGATTGGAACAAAATCTCCGTGAAAATAGATCGAGACAACAAGCCGGTCTGATTGATGAGTATTCAGTACTTCAGTTAGAAGTTCAGTTGAGCAATCAAAGACCTCAACTTATTGAAGCTCAGTATGCGGTGGATGAAGCTTATCGTGATTTAAAAGTAGCCCTTGGTTTGCCACTGGAAATAAATTTCAAAGTAAAGGGTAACTTAAATGCTTTTGATATTGTGTCTCAGGAGGCAGTTTCTGCTGAAAATGAGCATATCAAAAAGATTGATCAAATGAACCCGTTTAGCTATCAAAAACGGAATGATGACTGGCCGTCTTTCCTGGATTATCGTGGAGATCTGCGGGTATTGGATGCACGACTTAACCTGAATGAAAAAGAAATTCAGGCTGTAAAGAGCAGGTTTTTGCCGACAATTACGGCTTCATACAACTTGCAATGGAGTTCGGCAGAATCTGGCACGCCTACTTTTTTTGAAAACAGTTCACGGTTTCAAACCCTGGGGGTTAATGTGAGCCTTCCTCTCTTTGAAGGCTTTGCACGAACATCAGATGTGCAGCGCGCCCAAATTGCCCGCAAAGATATTGAGGTACAGCAACGAGCCGCTAAACTCGAAGCAGAAAATCAAATAGCTTCGGCAGCTGAAGCATTGAATAAAAGTTTTGAAACAGCAGAAGCACGAAAACAAGCGTTGAAACAAGCTGAAGAAGGCTATCAGCGCGCATTGTCGCGGCTGGAAAATGGAATCGGTTCACAGATAGAAGTAACAGACGCTGAAGTTCAGGTTCGTCAGGCTGAAGTGAATTACGCGCTGATGGTATTTGAATATCTGAGTGCAAAAGCTCAATACGATCTGGCAACGGGTCAGGTTCCCTATGTGGATACAATGGAAACGGAAATAGAATGA
- a CDS encoding efflux RND transporter periplasmic adaptor subunit produces MKKFNLILITVFAAFIAACSGEAPEVAGDEIVGKTVNVETRILEPSTFRSQLRVVGNVETKNDIMISAEVGGRIMEQTVSEGTRVRKGQTILRIDDAKLMQEKAQLEAATAQARENYERLQRVYEESGIGSEIDVLNAKYSYQQSKSALESIKVDLENTTISAPFDGTVEQYVLEEGEMASPGMQVVRLIGTNTYIVTAGVPARYADVVLSGDEVEVWFDTQDTDTLQGTISFVGNSIDPQSRTFRIEVLLPVQQKNYKVDMIANLRLSTLMEENVLIVSEEFIYKEENEFITYVKTENEDGDPIAERRVVVLGPSFRSDVIIRNGLNPGEELITIGSAFLNDGVKLNIVETHGSDLASN; encoded by the coding sequence ATGAAAAAATTTAATCTGATTTTAATAACTGTTTTTGCGGCTTTTATTGCTGCCTGCTCCGGAGAAGCACCAGAAGTTGCAGGTGATGAGATAGTTGGGAAAACGGTGAATGTAGAAACAAGAATCCTCGAACCTTCGACTTTCAGAAGTCAGCTTCGGGTGGTAGGTAATGTTGAAACCAAGAACGATATTATGATTTCTGCCGAAGTAGGTGGGCGTATTATGGAGCAAACCGTTTCTGAAGGCACAAGAGTGAGAAAAGGACAAACCATTCTGAGAATTGATGATGCCAAACTAATGCAGGAAAAAGCACAACTTGAAGCTGCAACAGCACAAGCACGTGAAAATTATGAGCGCCTTCAGCGAGTATATGAGGAAAGTGGAATCGGTTCAGAGATTGATGTACTAAATGCTAAGTATAGCTATCAACAGAGTAAGTCAGCACTGGAATCAATAAAAGTTGATCTGGAGAATACCACCATTTCTGCACCTTTTGATGGTACAGTGGAGCAATATGTGTTGGAAGAAGGTGAGATGGCAAGTCCCGGCATGCAGGTGGTACGATTGATCGGAACCAACACTTATATCGTCACGGCCGGTGTCCCGGCTCGTTATGCAGATGTAGTTCTGTCCGGTGATGAAGTTGAAGTTTGGTTTGATACTCAAGATACGGACACCCTTCAGGGTACGATCTCATTTGTGGGAAATAGTATCGACCCGCAAAGCCGGACGTTTCGTATTGAGGTTCTTCTCCCGGTTCAGCAAAAAAATTACAAGGTGGATATGATTGCCAACCTTCGACTGAGTACGCTGATGGAAGAAAACGTGCTGATTGTAAGCGAAGAATTTATTTACAAAGAAGAAAATGAGTTCATCACATATGTAAAGACCGAGAATGAGGACGGCGACCCTATTGCTGAAAGAAGAGTTGTGGTTTTAGGTCCTTCCTTCCGTTCGGATGTGATTATAAGAAATGGATTAAATCCCGGTGAAGAGTTAATCACGATCGGGTCTGCCTTTCTTAATGATGGTGTAAAATTAAATATCGTAGAAACACATGGCAGTGATCTTGCATCCAACTAA